Proteins encoded together in one Telopea speciosissima isolate NSW1024214 ecotype Mountain lineage chromosome 6, Tspe_v1, whole genome shotgun sequence window:
- the LOC122664808 gene encoding putative GEM-like protein 8 isoform X2 translates to MKNQFPDHVIGIPVSSVSYTVEKSAEKHTTVSETASPYFISTPPKESPRSKQYRVNTLIEWINKLGKKADSFTHGVRDHVKLGPKVSSTVKGKLRLGARILKEGGVEKLFKQIFSVREGEKLLNASQCYLSTTAGPIAGLLFISTENVAFCSERSLTFTLPTQELIRAPYKVMIPLKKIKGANQSENVNNPNQKYIQVVTVDKFEFWFMGFLNYQKAFKYIQQAISQS, encoded by the exons ATGAAGAACCAATTTCCAGATCATGTCATAGGAATTCCAGTGAGCTCAGTATCTTATACAGTTGAAAAATCAGCAGAGAAACATACTACTGTATCGGAAACTGCTAGCCCATATTTTATTTCCACCCCTCCAAAGGAGTCTCCCAGATCCAAACaat ATAGAGTTAACACACTGATAGAATGGATCAACAAGCTGGGAAAAAAAGCTGACAGTTTCACACATGGAGTTCGTGATCATG TTAAATTGGGGCCCAAGGTATCTTCAACTGTGAAGGGGAAGTTGAGGTTGGGTGCCAGGATTCTTAAAGAAGGTGGTGTTGAGAAGTTATTCAAGCAGATCTTCAGtgttagagaaggagagaagctATTGAATGCTTCCCAATGTTATTTGTCAACAACAGCTGGTCCTATTGCAGGGCTCCTCTTTATCTCCACTGAAAATGTTGCCTTCTGTAGTGAGAGATCTCTTACATTCACTCTGCCGACACAGGAGTTGATTAGAGCACCTTACAAG GTCATGATTCCATTAAAGAAGATAAAGGGAGCCAACCAAAGTGAAAACGTGAACAATCCAAACCAGAAGTACATACAAGTAGTTACTGTGGATAAATTTGAGTTCTGGTTTATGGGTTTTCTAAATTATCAGAAAGCCTTCAAGTATATTCAACAGGCCATCTCTCAATCTTAA
- the LOC122664808 gene encoding putative GEM-like protein 8 isoform X1, giving the protein MKNQFPDHVIGIPVSSVSYTVEKSAEKHTTVSETASPYFISTPPKESPRSKQYRVNTLIEWINKLGKKADSFTHGVRDHVKLGPKVSSTVKGKLRLGARILKEGGVEKLFKQIFSVREGEKLLNASQCYLSTTAGPIAGLLFISTENVAFCSERSLTFTLPTQELIRAPYKVMIPLKKIKGANQSENVNNPNQKYIQVVTVDKFEFWFMGFLNYQKAFKYIQQAISQS; this is encoded by the exons ATGAAGAACCAATTTCCAGATCATGTCATAGGAATTCCAGTGAGCTCAGTATCTTATACAGTTGAAAAATCAGCAGAGAAACATACTACTGTATCGGAAACTGCTAGCCCATATTTTATTTCCACCCCTCCAAAGGAGTCTCCCAGATCCAAACaat ATAGAGTTAACACACTGATAGAATGGATCAACAAGCTGGGAAAAAAAGCTGACAGTTTCACACATGGAGTTCGTGATCATG TTAAATTGGGGCCCAAGGTATCTTCAACTGTGAAGGGGAAGTTGAGGTTGGGTGCCAGGATTCTTAAAGAAGGTGGTGTTGAGAAGTTATTCAAGCAGATCTTCAGtgttagagaaggagagaagctATTGAATGCTTCCCAATGTTATTTGTCAACAACAGCTGGTCCTATTGCAGGGCTCCTCTTTATCTCCACTGAAAATGTTGCCTTCTGTAGTGAGAGATCTCTTACATTCACTCTGCCGACACAGGAGTTGATTAGAGCACCTTACAAG GTCATGATTCCATTAAAGAAGATAAAGGGAGCCAACCAAAGTGAAAACGTGAACAATCCAAACCAGAAGTACATACAAGTAGTTACTGTGGATAAATTTGAGTTCTGGTTTATGGGTTTTCTAAATTATCAGAAAGCCTTCAAGTATATTCAACAG